A single genomic interval of Asinibacterium sp. OR53 harbors:
- the cysK gene encoding cysteine synthase A — MKAANILETIGNTPHVRINKLFGNEHEVWVKLERSNPGASIKDRIALAMIEDAEAKGLLKKDSVIIEPTSGNTGIGLALVATVKGYKIILVMPESMSIERRRLMALYGAEFVLTPREKGMKGAVDKANELAAETPNSWVPQQFDNPANTEVHRQTTAKEILADFPDGLDYIITGVGTGGHITGVAEVLKKQFPQLKVFAVEPELSPVLSGGAPGPHPLQGLGANFIPSILNREILDGIITIGKDEAFSYAQRAAKEEGLFIGVSSGAALAGVAKKLSEIPKGSKILTFNYDTGERYLSVEGLF, encoded by the coding sequence ATGAAAGCAGCTAACATTTTAGAAACGATCGGCAATACTCCTCATGTGAGGATCAATAAATTATTTGGCAATGAACACGAAGTATGGGTGAAGCTGGAAAGAAGCAATCCCGGCGCCAGCATCAAAGACAGGATTGCCCTGGCGATGATCGAAGATGCGGAAGCCAAGGGCTTGCTCAAGAAAGACAGTGTGATCATTGAACCTACGAGCGGTAATACCGGCATCGGCCTGGCGCTGGTAGCAACTGTGAAAGGATACAAGATTATCCTGGTAATGCCTGAAAGTATGAGCATCGAGCGCAGAAGACTGATGGCGCTCTACGGTGCAGAGTTTGTACTAACGCCCCGCGAAAAAGGTATGAAGGGCGCTGTAGATAAAGCCAATGAGCTGGCAGCGGAAACTCCTAACTCCTGGGTACCGCAGCAATTCGATAACCCTGCCAATACAGAGGTTCATCGCCAAACGACTGCGAAAGAAATTCTCGCAGATTTTCCCGACGGACTGGACTATATCATCACCGGTGTTGGAACCGGCGGTCACATCACCGGTGTAGCGGAAGTGTTGAAAAAACAATTCCCTCAACTGAAAGTGTTCGCAGTAGAACCGGAATTGTCGCCCGTATTAAGTGGCGGCGCTCCTGGTCCGCACCCCTTGCAAGGCCTGGGTGCCAACTTCATTCCTTCTATCCTGAACAGGGAAATACTCGATGGTATCATCACCATAGGTAAGGATGAAGCATTCAGCTATGCACAGCGTGCTGCGAAAGAAGAAGGATTGTTCATCGGTGTCTCATCAGGCGCTGCACTTGCCGGCGTTGCAAAGAAACTATCCGAGATACCCAAAGGATCAAAAATATTAACCTTCAACTACGATACCGGCGAAAGATATCTTTCTGTTGAAGGATTGTTCTAA
- the cobA gene encoding uroporphyrinogen-III C-methyltransferase, producing the protein MSYQPTKGKVILAAAGPGDPELVTLKTVRFLQQADVVLADRLVSEDVIKAHVKPGAEVTYVGKQCRRGISTPQLTINELLVHHASRHQLVVRLKGGDTGIFSNILDELETLVAHQIPYEIVPGVTAALGASAYAGIPLTARGYATSVRFLTYYKSDVVTDEEWKELAETNDTLVWYMSSETLDTVVEKLTQHQISADKLLAVAEQATTPLQTIHTCSLYDYERQLKGTVFLSPSLVIIGKVVALHEQFAWIANSYSKEHYFKPLTGRVSTIHDDTAKDNKHVNRA; encoded by the coding sequence ATGAGCTATCAACCCACCAAAGGCAAAGTGATATTGGCGGCAGCCGGTCCGGGAGACCCGGAACTGGTGACCCTGAAGACTGTTCGCTTTTTGCAACAGGCAGATGTGGTACTGGCCGACAGGCTCGTGAGTGAAGATGTCATCAAAGCGCATGTGAAGCCTGGAGCAGAAGTAACATATGTGGGTAAACAATGCCGCAGGGGGATCTCTACTCCGCAACTTACCATCAACGAATTACTGGTACATCATGCCAGCCGGCATCAGCTGGTAGTCCGGCTCAAAGGAGGCGATACCGGGATATTTTCCAATATCCTGGATGAACTGGAAACACTGGTAGCCCATCAGATCCCCTATGAAATCGTTCCTGGGGTTACTGCTGCACTCGGTGCATCGGCTTATGCCGGTATTCCGCTTACGGCAAGAGGATATGCCACTTCTGTTCGCTTCCTCACTTATTACAAATCAGATGTAGTGACGGATGAAGAATGGAAAGAACTGGCGGAAACAAATGATACGCTGGTATGGTATATGTCATCCGAAACACTCGATACCGTTGTTGAAAAACTTACACAACACCAGATCAGCGCCGATAAATTGCTGGCAGTTGCCGAACAGGCAACAACGCCACTGCAAACCATCCACACTTGCAGCCTGTATGATTATGAACGCCAACTGAAAGGAACGGTGTTTTTATCGCCTTCCCTGGTGATCATTGGCAAAGTGGTGGCGCTTCACGAGCAGTTTGCCTGGATTGCCAACAGTTACAGCAAAGAGCATTATTTCAAACCACTGACAGGTCGTGTAAGCACCATACACGACGATACAGCTAAAGATAATAAACATGTTAACAGGGCCTAA
- a CDS encoding serine O-acetyltransferase: MTKQDFVQHLFHKNRKRFSRFPDKELAERFTDDLFNLLFGSYEGRYDSAEKLTQEYQELQNTFSAILFELIRDEQLVKQHTEHFFYELPELYEALLLDAETVLKFDPAAQSIEEVLVAYPGFYATAIYRIAHQLHLQGIKTLPRILSEYAHSKTGIDIHPGAEIGSSFAIDHGTGIVIGETTVIGNHVKIYQGVTLGALNVAKELANKKRHPSIEDHVIIYSGATILGGETVVGSGSIIGGNIWLTHSVPANSVVYHKSEIHIKGKDPFPEPLNFVI, translated from the coding sequence ATGACCAAACAGGATTTCGTACAGCATTTATTTCACAAGAACAGGAAGCGCTTCAGCCGGTTTCCCGATAAGGAATTGGCCGAACGTTTTACTGATGATCTGTTCAACCTGCTTTTTGGTTCTTATGAAGGCCGGTACGATTCTGCCGAAAAACTGACGCAGGAATACCAGGAATTGCAGAATACTTTTTCAGCCATCCTGTTTGAATTGATCAGGGATGAGCAACTGGTGAAGCAACACACCGAGCATTTCTTCTACGAACTGCCGGAATTGTACGAAGCATTGTTACTGGATGCAGAAACAGTGCTGAAGTTCGATCCCGCGGCCCAGTCCATCGAAGAAGTACTGGTGGCTTACCCGGGTTTTTATGCCACGGCTATTTATCGCATCGCACACCAACTGCACCTGCAGGGCATTAAAACCCTGCCGCGCATTCTCTCTGAATACGCACACAGCAAAACAGGCATCGATATACATCCGGGCGCAGAAATAGGATCTTCTTTTGCCATCGATCATGGCACCGGCATAGTAATCGGAGAGACCACCGTTATCGGTAACCATGTGAAGATCTACCAGGGTGTAACATTGGGCGCTTTGAATGTGGCAAAAGAACTGGCCAACAAAAAAAGACATCCTTCCATTGAAGACCATGTGATCATTTATTCCGGAGCAACCATATTGGGTGGCGAAACCGTTGTTGGCAGCGGTAGTATCATCGGCGGTAATATCTGGCTCACCCACAGTGTGCCCGCGAATTCCGTAGTGTATCATAAAAGCGAGATACACATCAAAGGCAAAGACCCTTTTCCCGAACCTTTAAATTTTGTGATTTAA